A window from Apteryx mantelli isolate bAptMan1 chromosome 27, bAptMan1.hap1, whole genome shotgun sequence encodes these proteins:
- the ZMYM4 gene encoding zinc finger MYM-type protein 4 isoform X2, with translation MSEDADHNLTPALDSISYGIQNRTGSENSLLDDDDDDYFLNSGDLAGIPVVGSDNEDDQNFTPKDTLPSAIHGEDHLEEGKRVTEHELDSEKEIQIQNAIQKDLSSPYEQGPVFKSIRKDFSITRDNGKETFSTKDKNREGHFQEREKRLEKIPKDMDSRLKSSFLDKAVHNQVEETLRTQLAPQTPETNFREYGQQPKTQEGELKISAVFSVSGSPLAPQLSSGFQPAVASSGMSKMLPSVPTTAVRVSCSGCKKILQKGQTAYQRKGSTQLFCSTLCLTGYTVPASRPPASTKKTCSSCSKDILNPKDVITAQFDNTNSSKDFCSQSCLSTYELKRKPVVTIHTNSISTKCSMCQKNAVIRHEVNYQNVVHKLCSDACFSKFRSANNLTMNCCENCGGYCYSGSGQCHMLQIEGQSKKFCSSTCVTAYKQKSAKITPCALCKSLRSSAEMIESTNNLGKTELFCSVNCLSAYRVKVVASAGVQVQCNSCKTSTVPQYHLAMSDGSIRNFCSYSCVVAFQNLFNKPAGMNSSVVPLSQGQVIVSIPSGATVSAGGTTSTVSPSSMSSSAAAGLQRLAAQSQQVTFSRAVVKLRCQHCNRLFATKPELLDYKGKMFQFCGKTCCDEYKKRSSVMAMCEYCKIEKIIKETVRFSGIDKPFCSEGCKLLYKHDLAKRWGNHCKMCSYCLQASPKLVQNHFGGKMEEFCSEECMSKFTVLFYQMAKCDGCKRQGKLSESMKWQGEIKHFCNLLCILKFCNHQSVFNPPSQNNTANLSMAPASSSGPPSLRKDSTPVIANVVSLASTPAAQPTVNSNNVLQGAVPTVTAKIIGDASTQTDALKLPPSQPPRLLKNKALLCKPITQTKATSCKPHTQNKECQTEEEEEVQPQIIVVPVPVPVFVPVPLHLYTQYTPVPLGMPVPVPVPMLFPTTLDNADKIIETIQDIKEKIPTNPFEADLLQMAEMIAEDEEKEKTHSHGGSQTSEHELFLDPKIFEKDQGSTYSGDLESEAVSTPHSWEDELNHYALRSNTLPDPDPELKQFSKGDVEQDLEADFPSDSFDPLSKGLGLHSRSRARRRHRDGFPQPKRRGRKKSVVSVEPRNLMQGSYPGCSVSGMTLKYMYGVNAWKNWVQWKNAQEEQGDLKFSVRPVKLKEDILSCTFAELSFGLCQFIQEVRRPNGEKYDPDSILYLCLGIQQYLFENGRIDNIFTEPYSRFMIELTKLLKIWEPTILPNGYMFSRIEEEHLWECKQLGAYSPIVLLNTLLFFNTKYFQLKNVSEHLKLSFAHVMRRTRTLKYNTKMTYLRFFPPFQKQEVESDKLSVGKRKRGEDEEIATAVEMAENTDNPLRCPVRLYEFYLSKCSESVKQRSDVFYLQPERSCVPNSPMWYSTLPIDPGTLDIMLTRILMVREVHEELAKVKSEDSDIELSD, from the exons AGAGTTACAGAACATGAATTGGACAGtgaaaaagaaattcagattCAAAATGCAATCCAAAAGGATCTTTCTTCTCCTTATGAACAGGGCCCTGTATTTAAATCAATTCGAAAAGATTTTAGCATAACAAGAGATAATGGCAAAGAGACTTTTTCCACAAAGGACAAGAATAGAGAAGGACATTTTCAAGAACGTGAAAAACGGTTGGAAAAAATCCCTAAAGATATGGATTCTAGATTGAAAAGCAGTTTTCTTGACAAAGCAG TTCATAATCAAGTAGAAGAAACATTACGGACGCAGTTAGCGCCACAAACTCCAGAAACTAACTTCAGG GAGTACGGCCAACAGCCAAAAACTCAGGAAGGGGAGCTGAAAATCAGTGCTGTATTTTCAGTCAGTGGCAGTCCTCTTG ctCCACAGTTGTCGTCAGGTTTCCAGCCTGCTGTGGCATCCTCTGGCATGAGTAAAATGCTTCCTTCAGTTCCAACCACAGCTGTTCGGGTTTCCTGTTCTGGCTGTAAAAAAATCCTCCAGAAGGGGCAAACTGCATACCAGAGGAAAGGCTCTACTCAGCTCTTCTGCTCCACACTGTGCCTCACTGGATACACTGTTCCAGCTTCTCGCCCACCAGCTTCTACCAAGAAAACCTGCTCAAGCTGCTCAAA aGACATTCTAAATCCAAAGGATGTAATCACTGCCCAGTTTGACAATACAAATTCCAGTAAGGATTTCTGCAGCCAGTCATGTCTTTCTACGTATGAACTGAAAAGGAAACCTGTTGTTACTATTCATACTAACAGCATTTCAACCAAGTGCAGCATGTGCCAGAAAAATGCAGTG ATTAGACATGAAGTGAATTATCAAAATGTTGTCCACAAGCTCTGCAGTGATGCCTGCTTCTCCAAGTTCCGCTCGGCTAATAATTTGACCATGAACTGCTGTGAGAACTGTGGGGGCTACTGTTACAGTGGATCTGGCCAGTGTCACATGCTTCAAATAGAGGGACAGTCAAAGAAGTTCTGCAGTTCAACATGTGTTACAGCATACAAGCAG AAGTCAGCTAAAATTACACCTTGCGCACTGTGTAAATCTTTGAGATCTTCAGCTGAGATGATCGAGAGCACAAATAACTTGGGAAAAACTGAACTGTTTTGCTCTGTTAACTGCTTGTCAGCATATAGAGTTAAAGTGGTTGCTTCTGCAG GTGTTCAAGTTCAGTGCAACAGCTGTAAAACTTCCACAGTCCCTCAGTATCACTTGGCTATGTCAGATGGGAGCATACGTAATTTTTGCAGCTACAGTTGTGTAGTAGCTTTTCAG AATTTGTTCAACAAGCCTGCAGGAATGAACTCCTCTGTGGTACCCCTGTCACAAGGTCAAGTAATTGTAAGCATTCCCTCGGGGGCAACAGTATCGGCAGGTGGCACTACCTCGACTGTGTCCCCCAGCTCCATGAGCAGTTCAGCTGCAGCTGGTCTACAGAGGCTGGCTGCCCAGTCCCAGCAAGTCACTTTTTCCCGCGCAGTTGTAAAACTCAGGTGTCAGCACTGTAACAGATTGTTTGCAACCAAACCAGAACTGCTTGACTATAAG ggtaaaatgtttcagttttgtgGGAAGACCTGCTGTGATGAATATAAGAAGAGGAGCAGCGTAATGGCAATGTGTGAATACTGCAAAATTGAGAAAATTATCAAGGAGACGGTGCGATTCTCAGGCATAGATAAGCCATTCTGTAGTGAAG gTTGTAAACTGCTTTATAAACATGACTTGGCTAAACGTTGGGGAAACCACTGTAAAATGTGCAGTTACTGTTTACAGGCTTCCCCCAAACTGGTCCAGAATCACTTTGGGGGGAAGATGGAGGAATTCTGCTCAGAGGAATGCATGTCTAAATTTACGGTTTTGTTTTACCAG ATGGCAAAGTGTGATGGTTGTAAGAGACAAGGTAAACTCAGCGAGTCCATGAAATGGCAAGGGGAGATCAAACATTTTTGCAATCTGCTTTGTATTCTGAAGTTCTGTAATCACCAAAGTGTTTTTAACCCTCCATCCCAAAACAACACAG CAAACCTTTCTATGGCACCagcttcctcatcaggccctCCTTCTTTGAGAAAGGATTCAACCCCTGTCATAGCAAACGTGGTGTCCCTTGCAAGCACCCCTGCTGCCCAGCCTACAGTTAATTCCAACAATGTTTTACAGG GTGCAGTCCCTACTGTGACAGCAAAAATAATAGGAGAT GCCAGTACTCAGACAGATGCCCTGAAACTACCCCCATCACAACCACCcaggcttttaaaaaacaaagcgtTATTGTGCAAGCCAATCACACAGACTAAGGCCACCTCATGCAAACCTCATACACAAAACAAAGAATGCCAGACAG aagaagaagaagaagttcaACCCCAAATCATTGTGGTACCTGTACCTGTACCAGTGTTTGTGCCAGTACCCCTTCACCTCTATACACAGTATACACCAGTTCCACTTGGGATGCCAGTACCT GTACCAGTTCCTATGCTTTTCCCAACTACCCTGGATAATGCTGATAAGATCATCGAAACTATTCAGGATATCAAGGAAAAGATTCCCACAAATCCATTTGAAGCTGATCTCCTTCAGATGGCAGAAATGATTGCAGaagatgaggagaaagaaaaaacacactctCATGGTG gaTCTCAAACATCTGAGCACGAGCTCTTCTTGGACCCCAAGATATTTGAGAAAG ACCAAGGTAGCACTTACAGTGGAGACCTAGAATCGGAAGCAGTGTCCACTCCACACAGCTGGGAGGATGAGTTAAATCACTATGCCTTACGATCAAATACCCTACCGGATCCAGATCCAGAACTGAAACAGTTCTCCAAAGGGGATGTGGAACAGGACCTGGAGGCAGATTTTCCATCAG ACTCATTTGACCCTCTCAGTAAAGGACTGGGTCTACATTCGCGTTCACGAGCAAGACGGAGACATAGAGATGGCTTCCCACAGCCAAAAAGACGG GGACGGAAGAAGTCTGTAGTTTCTGTAGAGCCCCGGAATCTCATGCAGGGTTCCTACCCAGGATGCTCTGTTTCTGGGATGACCCTGAAGTACATGTATGGGGTAAATGCCTGGAAGAATTGGGTCCAATGGAAAAACGCACAGGAGGAACAAGGGGACCTAAAGTTTTCAG TTCGTCCTGTGAAACTCAAGGAGGACATTCTCTCATGCACTTTTGCTGAACTGAGTTTTGGCTTGTGCCAGTTTATTCAAGAGGTGCGGAGAccaaatggagaaaaatatgaTCCTGACAGCATCTTATACTTGTGCCTTGGAATTCAGCAG tACCTGTTTGAGAATGGTAGAATAGATAACATTTTTACCGAGCCCTATTCCAGGTTTATGATTGAGCTTACAAAACTCTTGAAAATCTGGGAACCTACAATTCTTCCAAATG GTTACATGTTCTCAAGAATTGAAGAGGAACACTTGTGGGAATGTAAACAGCTGGGTGCATATTCCCCTATAGTCTTATTGAACACACTTCTATTCTTCAACACCAAATACTTCCAACTAAAGAATGTCAGCGAGCACCTGAAATTATCGTTCGCCCATGTCATGAGACGCACCCGGACTCTGAAGTATAATACTAAGATGACGTATTTACGTTTTTTCCCACCCTTTCAGAAACAAGAGGTAGAATCAG ATAAATTATCTGTAGGCAAAAGGAAACGTGGTGAAGATGAGGAGATTGCAACAGCAGTGGAAATGGCTGAAAATACGGATAATCCCCTGCGATGTCCAGTCCGACTTTATGAATTTTACTTGTCAAAATG TTCTGAAAGCGTGAAGCAGAGAAGTGATGTATTTTACCTTCAACCTGAGCGCTCCTGTGTACCCAATAGCCCCATGTGGTATTCCACGTTGCCAATAGACCCAGGAACCTTGGACATCATGTTAACACGTATTCTTATGGTGAGGGAGGTACATGAAGAACTTGCCAAAGTCAAATCAGAGGACTCTGATATTGAGTTATCAGACTAA
- the ZMYM4 gene encoding zinc finger MYM-type protein 4 isoform X1: MSEDADHNLTPALDSISYGIQNRTGSENSLLDDDDDDYFLNSGDLAGIPVVGSDNEDDQNFTPKDTLPSAIHGEDHLEEGKRVTEHELDSEKEIQIQNAIQKDLSSPYEQGPVFKSIRKDFSITRDNGKETFSTKDKNREGHFQEREKRLEKIPKDMDSRLKSSFLDKAVHNQVEETLRTQLAPQTPETNFREYGQQPKTQEGELKISAVFSVSGSPLAPQLSSGFQPAVASSGMSKMLPSVPTTAVRVSCSGCKKILQKGQTAYQRKGSTQLFCSTLCLTGYTVPASRPPASTKKTCSSCSKDILNPKDVITAQFDNTNSSKDFCSQSCLSTYELKRKPVVTIHTNSISTKCSMCQKNAVIRHEVNYQNVVHKLCSDACFSKFRSANNLTMNCCENCGGYCYSGSGQCHMLQIEGQSKKFCSSTCVTAYKQKSAKITPCALCKSLRSSAEMIESTNNLGKTELFCSVNCLSAYRVKVVASAGVQVQCNSCKTSTVPQYHLAMSDGSIRNFCSYSCVVAFQNLFNKPAGMNSSVVPLSQGQVIVSIPSGATVSAGGTTSTVSPSSMSSSAAAGLQRLAAQSQQVTFSRAVVKLRCQHCNRLFATKPELLDYKGKMFQFCGKTCCDEYKKRSSVMAMCEYCKIEKIIKETVRFSGIDKPFCSEGCKLLYKHDLAKRWGNHCKMCSYCLQASPKLVQNHFGGKMEEFCSEECMSKFTVLFYQMAKCDGCKRQGKLSESMKWQGEIKHFCNLLCILKFCNHQSVFNPPSQNNTANLSMAPASSSGPPSLRKDSTPVIANVVSLASTPAAQPTVNSNNVLQGAVPTVTAKIIGDASTQTDALKLPPSQPPRLLKNKALLCKPITQTKATSCKPHTQNKECQTEEEEEVQPQIIVVPVPVPVFVPVPLHLYTQYTPVPLGMPVPVPVPMLFPTTLDNADKIIETIQDIKEKIPTNPFEADLLQMAEMIAEDEEKEKTHSHGGSQTSEHELFLDPKIFEKDQGSTYSGDLESEAVSTPHSWEDELNHYALRSNTLPDPDPELKQFSKGDVEQDLEADFPSDSFDPLSKGLGLHSRSRARRRHRDGFPQPKRRGRKKSVVSVEPRNLMQGSYPGCSVSGMTLKYMYGVNAWKNWVQWKNAQEEQGDLKFSGVEYAALNSCPELLGNTQDLSLTQDSPESSYRVRPVKLKEDILSCTFAELSFGLCQFIQEVRRPNGEKYDPDSILYLCLGIQQYLFENGRIDNIFTEPYSRFMIELTKLLKIWEPTILPNGYMFSRIEEEHLWECKQLGAYSPIVLLNTLLFFNTKYFQLKNVSEHLKLSFAHVMRRTRTLKYNTKMTYLRFFPPFQKQEVESDKLSVGKRKRGEDEEIATAVEMAENTDNPLRCPVRLYEFYLSKCSESVKQRSDVFYLQPERSCVPNSPMWYSTLPIDPGTLDIMLTRILMVREVHEELAKVKSEDSDIELSD, encoded by the exons AGAGTTACAGAACATGAATTGGACAGtgaaaaagaaattcagattCAAAATGCAATCCAAAAGGATCTTTCTTCTCCTTATGAACAGGGCCCTGTATTTAAATCAATTCGAAAAGATTTTAGCATAACAAGAGATAATGGCAAAGAGACTTTTTCCACAAAGGACAAGAATAGAGAAGGACATTTTCAAGAACGTGAAAAACGGTTGGAAAAAATCCCTAAAGATATGGATTCTAGATTGAAAAGCAGTTTTCTTGACAAAGCAG TTCATAATCAAGTAGAAGAAACATTACGGACGCAGTTAGCGCCACAAACTCCAGAAACTAACTTCAGG GAGTACGGCCAACAGCCAAAAACTCAGGAAGGGGAGCTGAAAATCAGTGCTGTATTTTCAGTCAGTGGCAGTCCTCTTG ctCCACAGTTGTCGTCAGGTTTCCAGCCTGCTGTGGCATCCTCTGGCATGAGTAAAATGCTTCCTTCAGTTCCAACCACAGCTGTTCGGGTTTCCTGTTCTGGCTGTAAAAAAATCCTCCAGAAGGGGCAAACTGCATACCAGAGGAAAGGCTCTACTCAGCTCTTCTGCTCCACACTGTGCCTCACTGGATACACTGTTCCAGCTTCTCGCCCACCAGCTTCTACCAAGAAAACCTGCTCAAGCTGCTCAAA aGACATTCTAAATCCAAAGGATGTAATCACTGCCCAGTTTGACAATACAAATTCCAGTAAGGATTTCTGCAGCCAGTCATGTCTTTCTACGTATGAACTGAAAAGGAAACCTGTTGTTACTATTCATACTAACAGCATTTCAACCAAGTGCAGCATGTGCCAGAAAAATGCAGTG ATTAGACATGAAGTGAATTATCAAAATGTTGTCCACAAGCTCTGCAGTGATGCCTGCTTCTCCAAGTTCCGCTCGGCTAATAATTTGACCATGAACTGCTGTGAGAACTGTGGGGGCTACTGTTACAGTGGATCTGGCCAGTGTCACATGCTTCAAATAGAGGGACAGTCAAAGAAGTTCTGCAGTTCAACATGTGTTACAGCATACAAGCAG AAGTCAGCTAAAATTACACCTTGCGCACTGTGTAAATCTTTGAGATCTTCAGCTGAGATGATCGAGAGCACAAATAACTTGGGAAAAACTGAACTGTTTTGCTCTGTTAACTGCTTGTCAGCATATAGAGTTAAAGTGGTTGCTTCTGCAG GTGTTCAAGTTCAGTGCAACAGCTGTAAAACTTCCACAGTCCCTCAGTATCACTTGGCTATGTCAGATGGGAGCATACGTAATTTTTGCAGCTACAGTTGTGTAGTAGCTTTTCAG AATTTGTTCAACAAGCCTGCAGGAATGAACTCCTCTGTGGTACCCCTGTCACAAGGTCAAGTAATTGTAAGCATTCCCTCGGGGGCAACAGTATCGGCAGGTGGCACTACCTCGACTGTGTCCCCCAGCTCCATGAGCAGTTCAGCTGCAGCTGGTCTACAGAGGCTGGCTGCCCAGTCCCAGCAAGTCACTTTTTCCCGCGCAGTTGTAAAACTCAGGTGTCAGCACTGTAACAGATTGTTTGCAACCAAACCAGAACTGCTTGACTATAAG ggtaaaatgtttcagttttgtgGGAAGACCTGCTGTGATGAATATAAGAAGAGGAGCAGCGTAATGGCAATGTGTGAATACTGCAAAATTGAGAAAATTATCAAGGAGACGGTGCGATTCTCAGGCATAGATAAGCCATTCTGTAGTGAAG gTTGTAAACTGCTTTATAAACATGACTTGGCTAAACGTTGGGGAAACCACTGTAAAATGTGCAGTTACTGTTTACAGGCTTCCCCCAAACTGGTCCAGAATCACTTTGGGGGGAAGATGGAGGAATTCTGCTCAGAGGAATGCATGTCTAAATTTACGGTTTTGTTTTACCAG ATGGCAAAGTGTGATGGTTGTAAGAGACAAGGTAAACTCAGCGAGTCCATGAAATGGCAAGGGGAGATCAAACATTTTTGCAATCTGCTTTGTATTCTGAAGTTCTGTAATCACCAAAGTGTTTTTAACCCTCCATCCCAAAACAACACAG CAAACCTTTCTATGGCACCagcttcctcatcaggccctCCTTCTTTGAGAAAGGATTCAACCCCTGTCATAGCAAACGTGGTGTCCCTTGCAAGCACCCCTGCTGCCCAGCCTACAGTTAATTCCAACAATGTTTTACAGG GTGCAGTCCCTACTGTGACAGCAAAAATAATAGGAGAT GCCAGTACTCAGACAGATGCCCTGAAACTACCCCCATCACAACCACCcaggcttttaaaaaacaaagcgtTATTGTGCAAGCCAATCACACAGACTAAGGCCACCTCATGCAAACCTCATACACAAAACAAAGAATGCCAGACAG aagaagaagaagaagttcaACCCCAAATCATTGTGGTACCTGTACCTGTACCAGTGTTTGTGCCAGTACCCCTTCACCTCTATACACAGTATACACCAGTTCCACTTGGGATGCCAGTACCT GTACCAGTTCCTATGCTTTTCCCAACTACCCTGGATAATGCTGATAAGATCATCGAAACTATTCAGGATATCAAGGAAAAGATTCCCACAAATCCATTTGAAGCTGATCTCCTTCAGATGGCAGAAATGATTGCAGaagatgaggagaaagaaaaaacacactctCATGGTG gaTCTCAAACATCTGAGCACGAGCTCTTCTTGGACCCCAAGATATTTGAGAAAG ACCAAGGTAGCACTTACAGTGGAGACCTAGAATCGGAAGCAGTGTCCACTCCACACAGCTGGGAGGATGAGTTAAATCACTATGCCTTACGATCAAATACCCTACCGGATCCAGATCCAGAACTGAAACAGTTCTCCAAAGGGGATGTGGAACAGGACCTGGAGGCAGATTTTCCATCAG ACTCATTTGACCCTCTCAGTAAAGGACTGGGTCTACATTCGCGTTCACGAGCAAGACGGAGACATAGAGATGGCTTCCCACAGCCAAAAAGACGG GGACGGAAGAAGTCTGTAGTTTCTGTAGAGCCCCGGAATCTCATGCAGGGTTCCTACCCAGGATGCTCTGTTTCTGGGATGACCCTGAAGTACATGTATGGGGTAAATGCCTGGAAGAATTGGGTCCAATGGAAAAACGCACAGGAGGAACAAGGGGACCTAAAGTTTTCAG GAGTCGAATATGCTGCACTCAACTCATGTCCAGAGCTACTAGGAAATACTCAAGATCTTTCTCTCACTCAAGATTCCCCTGAGTCCAGCTATAGAG TTCGTCCTGTGAAACTCAAGGAGGACATTCTCTCATGCACTTTTGCTGAACTGAGTTTTGGCTTGTGCCAGTTTATTCAAGAGGTGCGGAGAccaaatggagaaaaatatgaTCCTGACAGCATCTTATACTTGTGCCTTGGAATTCAGCAG tACCTGTTTGAGAATGGTAGAATAGATAACATTTTTACCGAGCCCTATTCCAGGTTTATGATTGAGCTTACAAAACTCTTGAAAATCTGGGAACCTACAATTCTTCCAAATG GTTACATGTTCTCAAGAATTGAAGAGGAACACTTGTGGGAATGTAAACAGCTGGGTGCATATTCCCCTATAGTCTTATTGAACACACTTCTATTCTTCAACACCAAATACTTCCAACTAAAGAATGTCAGCGAGCACCTGAAATTATCGTTCGCCCATGTCATGAGACGCACCCGGACTCTGAAGTATAATACTAAGATGACGTATTTACGTTTTTTCCCACCCTTTCAGAAACAAGAGGTAGAATCAG ATAAATTATCTGTAGGCAAAAGGAAACGTGGTGAAGATGAGGAGATTGCAACAGCAGTGGAAATGGCTGAAAATACGGATAATCCCCTGCGATGTCCAGTCCGACTTTATGAATTTTACTTGTCAAAATG TTCTGAAAGCGTGAAGCAGAGAAGTGATGTATTTTACCTTCAACCTGAGCGCTCCTGTGTACCCAATAGCCCCATGTGGTATTCCACGTTGCCAATAGACCCAGGAACCTTGGACATCATGTTAACACGTATTCTTATGGTGAGGGAGGTACATGAAGAACTTGCCAAAGTCAAATCAGAGGACTCTGATATTGAGTTATCAGACTAA